The following proteins are encoded in a genomic region of Pungitius pungitius chromosome 17, fPunPun2.1, whole genome shotgun sequence:
- the LOC119218820 gene encoding trypsin-like, whose translation MKALIFLALLGAAFAEDEKIVGGYECPRHSVPYQVSLNAGYHFCGGSLISSQWVVSAAHCYKSRIQVRLGEHNIAVNEGTEQLIDGAKMIKHPQYNSYNLDNDIMLIKLSRPATLNSNVQTVSLPSRCPEADENCLVSGWGNTSANGNNFPDRLQCLRQPIIDDRICKNAYSTLFTENMVCSGFMAGGASSCQGDSGGPLVCNGQLQGVVSWGYDCAMQGHPSVYARVCRYNSWISTTMRNN comes from the exons ATGAAGGCCCTGATATTCCTGGCGTTACTTGGAGCAGCGT TTGCTGAGGATGAAAAGATCGTCGGAGGTTACGAGTGTCCCAGACACTCCGTTCCATATCAGGTGTCTCTGAACGCCGGGTATCACTTCTGCGGCGGGTCCCTCATCTCCAGCCAGTGGGTGGTGTCAGCTGCCCACTGCTACAAGTC TCGCATCCAGGTTCGCCTCGGCGAACACAACATTGCTGTGAATGAGGGCACGGAGCAGCTGATTGATGGCGCCAAGATGATCAAGCACCCGCAGTACAATAGCTACAATCTGGACAACGACATCATGCTGATCAAACTGAGCCGCCCTGCCACCCTCAACAGCAACGTCCAGACCGTGTCTCTGCCCTCGCGTTGCCCCGAGGCCGACGAGAACTGCCTGGTGTCCGGGTGGGGCAACACCTCCGCCAACGGAA ACAACTTCCCTGACAGGCTGCAGTGTCTGAGGCAGCCCATCATCGATGACCGGATCTGCAAAAACGCCTATTCCACCCTCTTCACCGAGAACATGGTTTGCTCAGGATTCATGGCTGGAGGTGCCAGCAGCTGCCAA GGAGACTCTGGTGGTCCTCTGGTGTGTAATGGTCAGCTGCAGGGAGTTGTATCCTGGGGTTACGACTGCGCCATGCAGGGACACCCCAGCGTCTACGCCCGTGTGTGCCGCTACAACAGCTGGATCAGCACCACCATGCGCAACAACTAA